The genomic DNA GGCGGGTACAGGATGATTGCCGTACCCGCCCTTTTTAATGATATGGAAAATTTTTTGGAGGTGTTGAGTGTGGAGTATGTAATAGGTGTTGACCTTGGAACGAGTGCCGTCAAAGTTCTGCTCGTCAATCAGCAAGGGCAGGTAGAAGCTGAATGTTCAAAAGAATATCCGTTGTATCATGACCGTACGGGTTATAGTGAACAAGATCCAGATGATTGGGTGAAAAAAACGGAAGCTGCGTTGCAAGAACTTGTGGAGCAGACAGGTATCCGCCCGGCAACAATTAAGGGACTGAGTTTCTCGGGACAAATGCATGGTCTCGTGTTAGTGAATGAAAAAGGTCAGCCACTTCGTCGAGCGATTTTATGGAACGACACACGAACAACTGAGGAATGTCAGGATATTGAGGCAGCTGTTGGTTTGGATACATTCTTAGCTATTACGAAAAATCGGGCTTTAGAAGGTTTTACGTTGCCGAAATTGCTTTGGGTGAAAAAACATGAACCGGATATTTATCAGCAGGCACACGGATTTTTATTGCCGAAAGATTACGTGCGTTATCAATTAACGGGAGATTTCGCTATGGAATATTCCGATGCTGCTGGAACATTATTACTAGATATTGCGAATCAAGCATGGAGCACTGAAATCGCTGATAAAGTTGGTGTTGATATCCAACTATGTCCCCCGCTCGTTGAATCACAAGCGTGTGTTGGAACAATAATGCCCGAAGTTTCTGAGCGAACCGGGCTTGGTCCGGAGACACGCGTGTTTGCTGGTGGGGCTGATAACGCTTGCGGAGCGATTGGCGCTGGGGTTTTATCTGAAGGCAAAACAATGTGCAGCGCTGGTACATCAGGTGTCGTGCTCTCATATGAAGCAGCCGGGAATCTTGATTTCGGAGGCAAAGTGCACTATTTTAATCATGCCAAGAGTGATGCTTTTTATAATATGGGTGTGACGCTCGCAGCGGGATATAGCTTGGATTGGTTCAGGAAGACATTCGCGGAAGATACGTCATTTTCTGAGTTGTTTCAAAAGATCGCTGAGGTGCCAGTAGGCTCAAGAGGACTGCTGTTCACACCTTATATTGTGGGCGAGCGGACGCCGCATGCGGATGCTGATATCAGGGGCGCGTTTATCGGTGCAGATGCCAGCCATATGAAGTGGGATTTTGCACGGGCTGTCGTTGAAGGGATTACATTTTCATTAAATGAATCGATGAATATCTTAAAAAATAGCGGTAAAAAGATAACATCGGTGGTGTCTATCGGTGGCGGCGCCAAAAGCAATGAGTGGCTGCAGATTCAAGCAGATATATTTAACGCGCCTATTGTCAAATTGGAAAATGAGCAAGGCCCTGGTATGGGCGCAGCAATGATCGCGGCTGTCGGATCTGATTGGTTCGCCTCATTACAGGATTGTGCTGATGCGTTTATTAAGACGGAAAAAGTCATTGAACCGAGGGAGGAACATGTCAGTACCTATGAAACGTTGTTCGCAGTCTACCAAGATGTGTATGACCAGACCAAGGGGCTAACGCACGCTTTGAAACAGTTTCGCGGTTAGTCTTTACCGCTATTATTCTTCTATAACCATCTTCGTTTGAGCTTTTTCCAGCTTCGTTTGCATTGTTTAATCATAGAACGGCGCATCCGGCGATTAATCAATGGATAGGCGATAAAAGGCAATCCGGGAATGATGGAAACACAAAATAGGGCGAGCCAATAATTGATTGTGGCAAGTTTATATA from Tuberibacillus sp. Marseille-P3662 includes the following:
- the xylB gene encoding xylulokinase gives rise to the protein MEYVIGVDLGTSAVKVLLVNQQGQVEAECSKEYPLYHDRTGYSEQDPDDWVKKTEAALQELVEQTGIRPATIKGLSFSGQMHGLVLVNEKGQPLRRAILWNDTRTTEECQDIEAAVGLDTFLAITKNRALEGFTLPKLLWVKKHEPDIYQQAHGFLLPKDYVRYQLTGDFAMEYSDAAGTLLLDIANQAWSTEIADKVGVDIQLCPPLVESQACVGTIMPEVSERTGLGPETRVFAGGADNACGAIGAGVLSEGKTMCSAGTSGVVLSYEAAGNLDFGGKVHYFNHAKSDAFYNMGVTLAAGYSLDWFRKTFAEDTSFSELFQKIAEVPVGSRGLLFTPYIVGERTPHADADIRGAFIGADASHMKWDFARAVVEGITFSLNESMNILKNSGKKITSVVSIGGGAKSNEWLQIQADIFNAPIVKLENEQGPGMGAAMIAAVGSDWFASLQDCADAFIKTEKVIEPREEHVSTYETLFAVYQDVYDQTKGLTHALKQFRG